DNA sequence from the Lentisphaerota bacterium genome:
CCCCTCATAGTGGCCGCAGATGAACACCAGGTGCGTTTCGTGCGCCAGCCGCCGCGCCTCGCCCTGATCGAACCGGCGTCCCGAGGGGGACATCAGGATCACCCGCGAGGCCGGAGTCCGCACCGCATCCACCGCCTTCATCACGGGCTCGGGCTTCAGAATCATCCCGGGCCCCCCGCCGTATGGCCGGTCATCCACCGTCCGGCGCACATCCTGCGAATAGTCCCGCAGGTCAATGGTCCGCAGTTCCACCGCCTTGAAATTCACCGCCCGCTTGATCATGCTTTCCGCGAAGAAGCCGGCCAGCATGCCTGGGAACACGGTGATCACATCAATGCGCAGGGGGGTTGCCATGGGGGTCCGATCCCCGCCCGCCGGGGCGTTCAAGCCTGAACGGCGGCGCGTTTGCCGCGACGCACCAGATTGGCGACGGTTTCGCTCATCTGGGCGCCCTGGCTCCGCCAATAGTCAATGCGTTCCTGATCCAGCTTGTAGTTCTCTCCCTCGAGCTTGGGGTCATACCACCCCAGCATCTCAAGGAACTTCCCGTCGCGCGGCGAACGCCCGTCCGCCGCCACGACGCGATACGACACACAGTTGTTGCAACCTGTCCTGCGAAGTCTGATTTTGACTGCCATTGCTCCTCCATGAAACCCGTACTATAGCATCCCCGCCGTCGGCTGGCAAGCGCAATTCTGACCCCATTCTGACCTTCCGTATTTCCTGTTGACTCATCTGCTATTCGCGAATATCGTATGGGCGAGAATGGGTCAGGGGAATACGCGTGAAAAGGCTTCATCTACACGTATTTGGCCGGGTGCAGGGGGTGGGGTTTCGCTTCACCTGCTGCCGCCAGGCGCGTGCGCTGGGGTTGTCCGGCTGGGTGCGCAACCTTCCTGACGACAGCGTGGAGATCGTCGCGGAGGGTTCCCCCGCCGCTCTCAAAGCCCTCAGCGACTGGTGCCACCGGGGTCCGACCTTTGCCGAAGTCGAACGCATCACCGAGACTCCCGAACCCGCGCTTGGGGACATGACTGCGTTCGAAATCAAAGACCTGCTCTTTTGATAGCCACCCCCCTGTTGCCGGGGAAGAAAGGCCATGAGAATGGCCTTTTTGAAGCTGGTGCACCCGGAGGGACTTGAACCCCCACGCCTCTCGGCATAAGAACCTGAATCTTACGTGTCTGCCAATTTCACCACGGGTGCGAACATTGCGCGGATAATGACAAAAAAACGGCCACCCGTCAATGTGAATTTGAATCGGTGAATCTGAATGGGCTCAACCGACGTCACGCGCCGACCGTCTGGACCCATCGGTCGAAGGCGTGGCCGGGCCCGTCGGCAAGCCGGTGTTTGAGGGCTACAAGGCGCGAACGACGGTGATCTCGGGATCGACCGACTCGCGGAGCGCCCGTTCAATGCCGTGCTTGAGCGTGGCGGCGGCGTGGGGGCAGCAGCCGCAGGCGCCGCGCAGCTTGAGGGTAACGGTCTTGCCCGCGATCGATACGAGTTCCAGATCGCCCCCATCGGCCTGCAACAGGCCGCGGAGTTCTTCGAGTTTTACTTGGATGGCTTGGTCCATGGCTGATCCTTTCATCACGTGAGCGGCGTCATGCGCTCATTCGAGCGCCCGTACTTAAACAGATTTTGCAGCGCTTGTCCACTTCCAACACTGTGGATTCGCAATGCTTGTTTCTGGACTTGCCCCGCGTGACGGTTTGTGATTACATGTGCCCAAGGGAATCAGGAACCGGAGCACACACCTCCTCAAAGGGCTGACGTATGCAGGATCCGGGAGCGGTTATCGAAGTGGATGAGACGGGCGAACCGATCACGCGGGTGGATCTGCAGCTCGAACGGGAGAAAATCCAGCTCGAGCGTGAGCGAATGGCGCTGGAGCGCGAGAAGCTGGTGACCGAGCGCGAACGGTGGAAGCTGGAGGATGGCTGGCGGCAGGCCAGCGAACGGGTCGTTAAGATCCGGATGGGCACGGTGTTCTTGATCGGCGCCTGCTGCATACTCCTCGGCTATGTGATGGGCGGCATCTGGCTGGCCTCGCAGCAGGAGCATCTGCGCGAGAAACGCGAGGCCGTTGCCGCTCACCGGCGGCAGGAGCTGGTCCGGGCGTTGAGGGCCGACACCAACAGCGCCAGCCGCGCGGAAACGCTGCTCCAGACGCTTCAGGGACGCGACGGATCGGGCGGCATCCTGCTGTTCCTGGACTGAGGGCGTACCATGAGCGCTTTCAAGGCCTACGACATCCGCGGGGTCTACGGCACCGACTTTGACGCAGAAACGGTCTACCGGATCGGACGCTGTCTGCCGGAGCTGCTGGGCGCGCGTCGGGTGTTGGTCGGGCGGGACGCGCGGCTGTCGTCGCCCGCCATGCGCGACGCCCTCGTCCGCGGCCTCACCGAGGCGGGATGCGCCGTCGATGATTTGGGGCTCAGCACCACGCCGATGGTCTATTATTTCACAGCCATCGACGGTTACGACGCCTCGGTGCAGATCACCGCGTCTCACAATCCGGCGGACTATAACGGTCTCAAAATCTCTCGGCGTGAGGCTGTCCCGGTGGGCTATGCCACCGGCCTGTGCGAGCTGGAGCGCCGGATTGGAGCGGCCGGTCTCCCGCCGCCGGCCGCGCAGCTTGGCGCGTACCGCCTGATCGACCGCACCGCCGCATTTCTTGCCTTCCTGCGGACCTGGCTGCCCGACCTTTCGGGGCTGCGGCTCGCGATCGATTGCTCCGACGGCATGGCGTCCCTGCTGGTCCATGAGCTGTTCGGCGACGGGACGGTCTATCTGAACGACACTCCCGACGGCCGGTTCCCTCACCATGCGCCCAATCCGCTGGAGATCGAGAACTGCGCGGCCCTCATGGCCGTGGTGAGGGCGCGCCACTGCGACGCGGGCGTGATTTTTGACGGCGACGCCGACCGGGTGATGTTTATCGACGAAACGGGCGCATTCATCCAGCCCGACCTGCTGATTCCGATCATCGCGCGCCGTTTTCTCCGCGCCGAGCCCGGGGCGCGGGTGATCCACGACATCCGCACCTCGCGCGGCGTGATCGAGGCGCTTTGCGCCGACGGCGCCGAGCCGGTGATCGGCAAAGTGGGCCACGCCTTCGCCAAGGTCCTGCTGCGCGCCTGTGGCGCGGTATGCGGCGGCGAACTGGCGGGCCACTACTACTTTCGCGATTTCTGCTGGTGCGACTCGGGCGAGCTGGCCGCGCTCATCGTCCTGGGCCAGTTGGCGGCGGCCCGCCGTTGCGGCGAAACCTTCAGCGACCTCATCGCCCCCATCCGGCGTTACGCCACGACCGGCGAGGTCAACTTCCGCGTCGAGCGGAAAGACGACGCCATCCGCGCCGTGCGCGCCGCCGCCGAGTCGCACGGCCCGCCAACCACGGTCTATGACTTCGACGGGCTGCGCCTGGAGTTCCCCGCGTGGTGGATCAGCGTTCGGCCCTCCAACACCGAGCCCTACCTGCGGCTGATCATCGAGGCCGCGACGCCCGAAATGCTCGCCACCCGCCGCGCGGAGCTGGAGGCGGCGCTCGGGCCGTTTCTGTTGTCCCGCGCGGCTCAGGTGTGACATACTACCCGGACTCTTTGCAAGGAGGCACGCTCATGTCTGTGACAACCGTTTGGGATGACCTGATTCCGGTGCCGCGCCGCGTCGAGGCGCAGGCTGGCGTGTTCGCCGGGAACGGCGGGGTGATCGCGCTCAGTGGCCCGGTCGCCGAACTGCTGCCCGCGCTCCAGGCGTTGGAGGCGGACTTCGGTCCGGCGTGGCACCCGGCTGTCAATCCGCCGTCGGCCGACGTCCAGCGCGCCGCCGTTCGGATTGAGTGTCAGCCGGGCAGGCATCCAGCGCAGGGGTACGCGCTGCACATCGGCGTCGACTCGGTCACGATCGACGCCTCCGACGCGGCAGGGCTGTTTTATGCGGCAATGGCGCTGCGTCAGATGCGGCGGCTCACGGGCGGGGCGCTGCCCGCCTGCCGCATCACCGACCATCCCGACTTCCCTGTGCGCGGCGTGATGCTCGACATCAGCCGTGACAAGGTGCCGACGATGGCGACGCTGTTTGCGCTGGTGGATCGCCTCGCGGAGTGGCGTATCAACCATCTGGAGCTCTACACCGAACACACGTTTGCCTATTCCGCCCATGCGGCGGTCTGGCAAGCCGCCAGCCCCATGACCGCCGAGGAAATCCGCAGTCTCGATGCCTATTGCAAAACGCGCTGCGTGGCACTGGTGCCCAACCAGAACTCGTTTGGCCATCTGGAACGGTGGCTCACGCATGATGCCTATCGTCCGCTGGCCGAGTGCCCGGACGGCGGCTTCCTGTTCCCGTGGTCCAAGACCCCGTGTCCGCACCCGTTCAGCCTGTGTCCAACCGACTCCGCGAGCGTGGCCTTCCTTCGCGGGCTCTACGCGGAGCTGCTGCCGCTGTTCACCGCGCCGCTGTTCAACGTCGGCTGTGACGAGACATGGGATGTCGGCTGCGGGCGGTCCCGTGATCAGGCGGCGCGCATCGGGCGCGGGCGGGTCTATTTCGACTTCCTGCTGGAAATCCACAAGCTGGTTTCGGCGCACGGGCGCACGATGACCTTCTGGGGCGACATCATCATCCATCATCCCGAGCTGGTGCCCGAGCTGCCGCGGGACGTCATCGCGCTGGAGTGGGGCTACGAGGCGGACCACCCCTATGCCGCGCATGGCGAGAAATTCGCGGCCGCAGGCATTCCGTTCTTCGTTTGTCCCGGCACCTCAGCGTGGAACAGTCTGGCGGGGCGCGTGACCAATGCCCGGGCGAATCTGGTGTCGGCGGCCGAGAACGGGCTCCGCCACGGCGCCTCGGGCTATCTGATCACCGACTGGGGGGACAACGGCCACTGGCAGACACTGCCCGTGAGCCTTCCGGGGTTCGTGACGGGCGCGGCGGTCTCGTGGTGTCTGGCCGCCAACCGGAACCTGAATCTGGCGGCCGTGCTCGACCGTCAGGTCTTTCAAGACGCCGCCGGCGCGCTCGGCCGGGTGACGCTCGACTTGGGCGATGCCTACCTGCGCTGCGGCCGGCAGCTCTCCAACAGCACCGAGCTGTTTCACATTCTCTGCAACGGACGCGACCGGCAGCCGGGGGCGGGTGTCACCGATGCCACCTTGGCGGTGGTGGCCGAAACGGCCGCCCGCGCCGCCGCCGCCGTCGAGCAGGCGCGGTGCGCGGCACCCGACGCGCACGCGATGGAAGAGGAGCTGCGCCAATCGGCGCATCTCGTGGCCCATGCCGCCTCGCGCGGCCGCGTTCTGCTTGCAGGCACGCTGACCGACGCATCCACGCGCACCGCACTGCGCCGCGACTGGGAGGCGCTCGTCGCCGGGCACAGCCGCGTGTGGCTCGGGCGCAACCGTCCCGGCGGCCTTGCCGATAGCCTCGCCCGGTTTGACCGGGCGGGCGGAGACTATGCCCCATGATTCCGTACGAAAAAATCCTCAATCCCGAGCAGCGGCAGGCCGCGACCGCTGGCGACGGCCCGATGCTCGTGCTAGCTGCCGCTGGCACGGGCAAGACCCACACCATCGTCTATCGCGTGGCCTATCTCCTCGAGCGGGGCGTGCCGCCGGATGCGATTTTGCTGCTGACCTTCACCAACCGCGCCGCACTGGAGATGCTCGAACGGGCGCGGACGGTGTGCGGCGACGCCGTCGGCGGCGTCTGGAGCGGCACCTTCCACCATGTGTGCAATCGCTTCCTGCGCCGCTATGCCGACCGGCTCGGCTTCCGCAACGACTTTACCATTCTGGATCGCGACGACGCCCGTTCGCTGATTGAAGGCTGCGTGAAGGAGCTGCGTATCCAGTCGAAGGACTTTCCAAAAAAGGATGTGCTCGCCAGCTTGTTCAGCAACGCCGCCAGCCGGGGTCTGGCCATCGGTGACGTGATTGACGAGAACCTCGAGGCGCTGCGGGTGGACGTCGCCGACATCATCCGCGTCGGCGAGGCGTACGCAGCCCGGAAAGTCGGTTTGCAGGCCATGGACTTTGATGATCTGCTGACCCACGGGCTGCGGCTCCTCACCGAGCATGCCGACATCTGCAGGGGCTATCAGGAGCGATTTGAGCACATTCTGGTCGACGAATATCAGGACACCAACGGCCCGCAGGCGAAGCTGGTGGATCTGCTCGCCGCGCAGCGGCGCAACGTCATGGCCGTCGGCGACGACTTTCAGTGCATCTACTCCTGGCGCGGCGCCGACTTCCGGAACATCATGGATTTTCCCAAACGCTACCCGTCGTGCGCGCTCGTCACGCTCGAGCGCAACTACCGCAGCGGGCCGGAAATTCTGGCGGTGGCCAATGCGTGCATTGCGAGGAACCCCGACCAGTTTCAAAAAGTGCTCCGGGCGACGCGGCCCGAGCGGGCCAAGCCGCGGGTGCTCCGGCTGCGCGACGGCAACGAACAAGCCGATGCGGTGATCCGGCTGATCCGCCGCTACCGCGACGACGGCTACCGCTTCGCCGATATGGTTGTGCTCTATCGCGCCCATTTCCATTCGATCGAATTGCAGGTTGCCTTGGGGCGCGCGGGCATTGCCTGCCGGATCACCTCGGGCGTGGGGGTGTTTGAGCAGGCGCACGTCAAAGACGTGCTGGCGATGCTGCGGGTCTGCGCGCGTCCCGATGACCGCCTGGGCTTTGATCGCCTCCTGGGGATGCTGCGCGGCGTGGGCATCAAGACACTGGATGGCTGGTGGGCCAAGCTCGGCGAGCGATTCGACGCCGCCAACCCGGCGCAGCGCCAGACGCTGGCGGCGCTGATGCGGCCGTCTATGCGTGGCGAGTGGGAGCCGATCGAGAGGCTTCTCGCGGAGTACCACGACGAGGGACTCGCTTCCAACGGCGGGGAGTTGATCGAGCGGTTTTATGAGCGGTTCTACAAGACGTACCTGGCCCGCACCTACGAATTCGCCGACCGCCGCGCCGAGGATATCCGGGAACTCGAGGTCCAGATCATGCGCGCAGCCAGTGTGCCTGCCTTTCTCTCGGAGGTGGCGCTGCTGACCAATGTGGATCACGAGTACAACCGCCGGAATCGCGGCGAAGAAGAGGATGCGGTGCAACTCGGCACGGTCCATCAGGCCAAGGGGCTGGAGTGGCCGGTGGTCTTTGTGATCTGGGCCACCGAGGGGATGTTTCCCTCGAGCCGCACCTTGGACGATCCGGGTGGCGATGCCGAAGAGCGCCGGCTCTTCTACGTCGCCGTGACCCGCGCCCGCGACGAGCTGGTGCTCGCCGTTCCTGAGATCCGCCGCACCCGCGACGGCGGCATGTTTTTCTGCAAGCCCTCGCGGTTCATCAGCGAACTGCCGCGCGGACTCGTTCGGGAGTCTTTTGGCACCCGGATCTAGACGATGTTCACTCTGGAGGATTACCCATGCACTATCCCGACATTGCTACCCTCAACACCCGTTACGGCGCGCGGGGCAGGATCGCGTTCCGCGCGAGCGAGAAGGGACTGCCCATCGCCGCGCTTGCCGGCGTCACCGGCTCGTGCGAGGTCTCGCTCTATGGTGGCCACGTCCTCTCCTACCGGCCGGCCGGACACCTGCCGGTCTTGTTCATGAGCAAGTCCTCACGGTTCGAACCCGGAAAACCGATCCGAGGTGGAATACCGGTCTGCTGGCCGTGGTTCGGCCCGCATCCGGTCGATCCCTCCCTGCCCGCGCACGGCTTTGCCCGGATCGTCCCGTGGCGGCTCGCGGCGACGGAATACACCTCGCGCAGCGCCGAGATTCGGCTGGCGCTGGACGACACCGACCAAACCCGCGTCTGGTGGCCTCACCGTTTTTCCCTCACGCTCCGCGTCGCGCTCGAGAATGCGCTCAAGGTGGAGCTGACCACCCGCAACAACGACACCCACCCCTTTACGGTGAGTGAGGCCTTGCACAGCTATTTCGGGGTGAGGCAGATTATGGACGTGACCGTGCGGGGACTCGAGGGGGCGGCGTTTACCGACGCGGTCACCGGCACCGCCGGATGCCCGCAGGAAACGCCGCTGGTGATCCGACAGGAGGTGGATCGCGTCTATACCGACACCGAGGCGGAGTGCGTCATTGACGATGCCGGCTTGGAGCGGCAGATTGTCGTGACCAAGCGGGGCAGCCGCACGACCGTCGTCTGGAACCCATGGATCGACAAGGCGAAGCGGATGCCCGACTTCGGTGATGATGAGTACACGCGCATGATCTGCGTCGAGACCGCCAACGCGCGAGGAAACGCCCTCTCCCTGGAACCCGGCGAATCCCATACCCTCGTCACAACGATTTCGGCCGATGCGAAGGCGGAGTGACCTACAGCGCCGGGCTCATGAGATTGAAGAAGTTTTCGAGGTAATGGGCGTAGCGCGGCCGCGCGCGCCAGGCCGCGAGGGTGATTTCATCGGCGCGGGCAAAGTCGTCCAGCAGGGTCTGCTTGAGCCGCGCGGCAAATTCCGGATCGAACGCCACGAGCGTGGTTTCGTAGCTAAGCCGCAGACTGCGCGCGTCGAGGTTGGCGCTGCCGATGAGCGCGATCCGGCCATCAACCACCAGCGCCTTGGCATGGATGAACGGCGGGCGGCGCAGGAAGAGACGCACCCCGGAAAGCAGCAGCTCGTCATAGGACGCGCGGGCGGCCCAGTCCACCGACGGATGGTTGTTGACCGCCGGGAGGAGCACCTTGACGGCGACGCCGCGGAGGGCGGCGGCACGAAACGCCCGCCTCAAATCTTCGGAGAGTACCAGGTAGGGCGTAACCACCAGCACTTGATGGCGGGCGGTTCCGAGCAAGGTGAACAGGGCGTCCACCAGCGGCTGCTCGATGGCATTGGGGCTGGCGTTGAGCAATCGCAGAGGCGTCTTCCCGGCAGCCTCAGACTGAGGGAAATGTCCGGGGACCAACAGCGCGCGGGCGTCCTCGTCGCACATGTAGAACCAATCGCGCAGGAAGGTGTATTGCAGTTCCAGCACGGCGGGACCGCAGACGCGGAAATGATAGTCGTGGATCGCCTCGCGGCGCGATCCCGGAAGGTAGACATCGTGAAAATTGACGCCGCCCAGAAAGCCAACCCGGCCATCAATAATCAGATTCTTGCGGTGGTTGCGCAGATTGAGCTGAAACTGCCGTTTGATGAGATTGGCCTGGGTGAAACCGACGCAACGCATGTTGGGAACGCGGCTGTACCGGCGGAAAAGCCCGGTGAGGTAGGCCGCCCGCGAGCCGTACTGGTCAAACAGCACCCGCACCTGGATACCCGTCCGCGCCTGATCGGCGAGACGGTCCAGCAGGGCGCGCCCGACGGCGTCACGGCCGATGATGTACGACTGCACATGGATGTGGTGGCGGGCGGCGGCGATCGCCTTGAACATGGCATCGAGCGCCAGACCGCCGTCCGCGATGACCTCGACCGCGTTGCCGCCGAGCAGTGGATGATCGTGTGCGACGCGGTCGAGGATGGTGTTGACCGCCGCCTCTGCGGAATCCGGCGCCAGCGGCGGACAGCACCCGGCGCGCAACGCGCGCCAATAGGCCAGCGGCTGTTCCTCCTGCTCGGTCTGAGAGCGGGTCGAGCCGAACCGCACGTCCGAACGTAGCTTGTGCCAGCCGCGTCGGGGCACGTGGTTGATGCCAAAAGCCAGATAAGTGAGCGGCCCGACAATTGGGAAAAGGCCGGTGACGAACAGCCACAGCAGCGTCGAGCGGGGTTCGCGCGGCAGCCGCAGACAATGCGCGGCGACCATCAGGAACGCCAGAATGTGGAGCAATGTTCCCAGTTCGAGCGACGGCACGTGTTCCATATTTGACAGATTCATGCCCGGTCCTCCGCAGCGTCAAGCGACAAGTCGCCCGCAATCTTCCAGACTGCACCGTCGCGAATCAGGCTGAGTTTCCGCCCTGGAAAGGCTTCGGGGAGGCGCGCGCGGAGGCGCGTGATCGCCTCCTGCTCAATGGTTGCGCGATCAGCGGCGCTCACCGGCTCCAGCGTGGAAAACCCGATCGTGAGCACATAGCCTGGCCCGACCTCCGATCCGAAGCCGGCCGTGAAGTTGGCGGTGATGCGGAAGAGCCCGTCATACTGCCGATTGCCCGTTGCACCGTTGGCTGGCCGGACCGGGTGCAGGTTGTACAGCTCGCCGAAACGCGCCTCCAACTCCTGATCCACCTCCTGCAAGATCGCATCCAACCGCCGTTCCCATTCCTCTACCAAAGGATGTCGCATAGTGTCTACCATTATAACCCAGCCCGCCAGCCAGCAGCCCGTGTTGCACGGGATGCTGGCTAGCGGGACCGCGAAATCGCGGACATCGGAGATACGCAAATAATAGCAAAATTTTTCCATCTCTTGTGAAATTTGTGCCTCCTCGACGTTTGATGTTTGGCAGACTCATTGCCTCTACCCTGGGGGCATTTACTTTGACAAGCCACCCAAAATAAATTGGATTGCAATGGGAGTTGACAACGATGGGGGGCTATCTGTATGCTTATCAAGCCCGTTAATAGTGGACTGTAATAACGAGTGGGGTCCACCCACTCTTTTTTATTGGAAGCCCGATCCCCTTGACCGGGTTCTTTGAAAGCAGGTTGAACGGCCATGAACAACGAATTGTTGACCGTGATCAGTTACTTGGAGCGCGACCGCGGAGTCGACCGAGAAGTCATCATTCATGCTATTGAGTCGGCGCTGCAGCAGGCCGGTCGGAAGGGCTTGTCCGGAACAGGCGATACCCGCGTCCAGATTGATCGCAAGACGTTCGAAATCAGGACGTTCGAGATGTGTACGGTGTCGGATATGGAGATTGGCCACGGTTTTGTCACCCTCCGCCGCGCCCGTGAGATCAACCCCGCCGCGCAACCCGGTGACACCATCGAGGTGGAGGGTCCGGCGGGCAAACTGGGCCGCATTGCGGCCCAGACCGCGCGCCAGATGATCGTGCAGAAACTCCGACAAGCCGAGCGGGAGAATGTGTTTGATGAATTTAAGGACCGGATCGGCGACATTGTCAGCGGCTCGGTTCGCCAGATCATCCACCGCGACCTGATTGTCGAGCTCGGTAAGGTCGAGGCGATCATCCCGGGCAAGGAGCGGATACCCACGGAGGAGTATCAGGTCGGCGACCGCATCCGTGCCTATGTCCATAGCGTCCAGACCAATGCCAACGGCCCCGCCGTGATTCTCTCCCGCGCCTGCCCCGAGTTCGTCAAGGCGCTTTTTCGGCTGGAGGTCTCGGAAATCGCCGATGGCATCGTCGAAGTGATGGGCGTGGCCCGCGATCCCGGCTACCGTAGCAAGATCGCGGTCCGTTCGCACGATGAGAAGGTTGACCCGGTCGGCGCGTGCGTCGGCCTCCGCGGCAACCGCGTCAAGAACATCGTCCGAGAGCTCTCGGGCGAAAAGCTCGATATTGTCCGCTGGCACGAGGACATCCGCCAGTTCGTGACCCAGGCGCTCGCGCCCGCGCATCTTTCGGAAATCACCATCGATCCGAACCTGCCGTCAACTGTGGCGATCCTCGTGGAACCCGACCAGCTGTCGCTGGCGATCGGTCGGCATGGCCAGAACGTCCGGCTGGCGTCGCGCCTGACCGGCTGGCGCATCGACATTCAGAAGCGCGAGGCGGCCGAGTCCTTCGAAGAGCAGGTGACCCACGCCATCGATGCGCTGGCCGCGATTCCCGGTATTTCCCGCGAGGACGCCGATCTACTGGTGACGAACGGATTCCTGACGGCCGACGGCATCCTGACCACCGAGATCCCCTATATTATGGAAGTAACCGGTTTGGACGAAACCAACGCCAAGCGCATCTGGGAGGCCGCCGCGGCCACCGCATCCGGAGAGGACGGCGAATAAGACGATGAGAGTATTCGAACTTGCCCGGTCGCTCAATACGACGAGTGCCGATGTGCTGAGACTGGCCGCCGCCTTGGATATCGAGGCGTCCACGGCGCTTTCACGCTTGGAAACGACTGACATCGCCACCATCCGTGCCCGGGTCGTCGCCGCGCCCGACACCGACGCCGCCAGCCGCGTCGAGCGCCGGGAGGCGAAGCGCCAAGCCAACGCCGTCCAACGTGCGGCACGCGAGCGCGTCGAAGCCGACGCGCTCGCAGCCGCCATCAGCCGCTCTCTGGCAGCCGAGGCCGAGGTCCGCGGACTCCCTCCCCCCCAACTGGCGGCGCCCCAGTTGGTCGTGCAACCGGAAGCGCCAATCCCGACCCCCGCTGCTGCACCTGCGCAACCCGCACCGGTCGCCCCGCCAGCGGTTGTCGCACCGGTCGCTCCACCACCGGTTGTCGCACCAGTTGCCCCACCGG
Encoded proteins:
- a CDS encoding phosphomannomutase/phosphoglucomutase, with product MSAFKAYDIRGVYGTDFDAETVYRIGRCLPELLGARRVLVGRDARLSSPAMRDALVRGLTEAGCAVDDLGLSTTPMVYYFTAIDGYDASVQITASHNPADYNGLKISRREAVPVGYATGLCELERRIGAAGLPPPAAQLGAYRLIDRTAAFLAFLRTWLPDLSGLRLAIDCSDGMASLLVHELFGDGTVYLNDTPDGRFPHHAPNPLEIENCAALMAVVRARHCDAGVIFDGDADRVMFIDETGAFIQPDLLIPIIARRFLRAEPGARVIHDIRTSRGVIEALCADGAEPVIGKVGHAFAKVLLRACGAVCGGELAGHYYFRDFCWCDSGELAALIVLGQLAAARRCGETFSDLIAPIRRYATTGEVNFRVERKDDAIRAVRAAAESHGPPTTVYDFDGLRLEFPAWWISVRPSNTEPYLRLIIEAATPEMLATRRAELEAALGPFLLSRAAQV
- the rpsP gene encoding 30S ribosomal protein S16, with translation MAVKIRLRRTGCNNCVSYRVVAADGRSPRDGKFLEMLGWYDPKLEGENYKLDQERIDYWRSQGAQMSETVANLVRRGKRAAVQA
- a CDS encoding D-hexose-6-phosphate mutarotase, which codes for MHYPDIATLNTRYGARGRIAFRASEKGLPIAALAGVTGSCEVSLYGGHVLSYRPAGHLPVLFMSKSSRFEPGKPIRGGIPVCWPWFGPHPVDPSLPAHGFARIVPWRLAATEYTSRSAEIRLALDDTDQTRVWWPHRFSLTLRVALENALKVELTTRNNDTHPFTVSEALHSYFGVRQIMDVTVRGLEGAAFTDAVTGTAGCPQETPLVIRQEVDRVYTDTEAECVIDDAGLERQIVVTKRGSRTTVVWNPWIDKAKRMPDFGDDEYTRMICVETANARGNALSLEPGESHTLVTTISADAKAE
- a CDS encoding acylphosphatase; its protein translation is MRVKRLHLHVFGRVQGVGFRFTCCRQARALGLSGWVRNLPDDSVEIVAEGSPAALKALSDWCHRGPTFAEVERITETPEPALGDMTAFEIKDLLF
- a CDS encoding glycoside hydrolase, producing MSVTTVWDDLIPVPRRVEAQAGVFAGNGGVIALSGPVAELLPALQALEADFGPAWHPAVNPPSADVQRAAVRIECQPGRHPAQGYALHIGVDSVTIDASDAAGLFYAAMALRQMRRLTGGALPACRITDHPDFPVRGVMLDISRDKVPTMATLFALVDRLAEWRINHLELYTEHTFAYSAHAAVWQAASPMTAEEIRSLDAYCKTRCVALVPNQNSFGHLERWLTHDAYRPLAECPDGGFLFPWSKTPCPHPFSLCPTDSASVAFLRGLYAELLPLFTAPLFNVGCDETWDVGCGRSRDQAARIGRGRVYFDFLLEIHKLVSAHGRTMTFWGDIIIHHPELVPELPRDVIALEWGYEADHPYAAHGEKFAAAGIPFFVCPGTSAWNSLAGRVTNARANLVSAAENGLRHGASGYLITDWGDNGHWQTLPVSLPGFVTGAAVSWCLAANRNLNLAAVLDRQVFQDAAGALGRVTLDLGDAYLRCGRQLSNSTELFHILCNGRDRQPGAGVTDATLAVVAETAARAAAAVEQARCAAPDAHAMEEELRQSAHLVAHAASRGRVLLAGTLTDASTRTALRRDWEALVAGHSRVWLGRNRPGGLADSLARFDRAGGDYAP
- a CDS encoding ATP-dependent helicase, producing MIPYEKILNPEQRQAATAGDGPMLVLAAAGTGKTHTIVYRVAYLLERGVPPDAILLLTFTNRAALEMLERARTVCGDAVGGVWSGTFHHVCNRFLRRYADRLGFRNDFTILDRDDARSLIEGCVKELRIQSKDFPKKDVLASLFSNAASRGLAIGDVIDENLEALRVDVADIIRVGEAYAARKVGLQAMDFDDLLTHGLRLLTEHADICRGYQERFEHILVDEYQDTNGPQAKLVDLLAAQRRNVMAVGDDFQCIYSWRGADFRNIMDFPKRYPSCALVTLERNYRSGPEILAVANACIARNPDQFQKVLRATRPERAKPRVLRLRDGNEQADAVIRLIRRYRDDGYRFADMVVLYRAHFHSIELQVALGRAGIACRITSGVGVFEQAHVKDVLAMLRVCARPDDRLGFDRLLGMLRGVGIKTLDGWWAKLGERFDAANPAQRQTLAALMRPSMRGEWEPIERLLAEYHDEGLASNGGELIERFYERFYKTYLARTYEFADRRAEDIRELEVQIMRAASVPAFLSEVALLTNVDHEYNRRNRGEEEDAVQLGTVHQAKGLEWPVVFVIWATEGMFPSSRTLDDPGGDAEERRLFYVAVTRARDELVLAVPEIRRTRDGGMFFCKPSRFISELPRGLVRESFGTRI
- the nusA gene encoding transcription termination/antitermination protein NusA; protein product: MNNELLTVISYLERDRGVDREVIIHAIESALQQAGRKGLSGTGDTRVQIDRKTFEIRTFEMCTVSDMEIGHGFVTLRRAREINPAAQPGDTIEVEGPAGKLGRIAAQTARQMIVQKLRQAERENVFDEFKDRIGDIVSGSVRQIIHRDLIVELGKVEAIIPGKERIPTEEYQVGDRIRAYVHSVQTNANGPAVILSRACPEFVKALFRLEVSEIADGIVEVMGVARDPGYRSKIAVRSHDEKVDPVGACVGLRGNRVKNIVRELSGEKLDIVRWHEDIRQFVTQALAPAHLSEITIDPNLPSTVAILVEPDQLSLAIGRHGQNVRLASRLTGWRIDIQKREAAESFEEQVTHAIDALAAIPGISREDADLLVTNGFLTADGILTTEIPYIMEVTGLDETNAKRIWEAAAATASGEDGE
- a CDS encoding NifU family protein gives rise to the protein MKGSAMDQAIQVKLEELRGLLQADGGDLELVSIAGKTVTLKLRGACGCCPHAAATLKHGIERALRESVDPEITVVRAL